Proteins encoded together in one Benincasa hispida cultivar B227 chromosome 1, ASM972705v1, whole genome shotgun sequence window:
- the LOC120082520 gene encoding mitogen-activated protein kinase 7-like, which translates to MATFVEPPNGIRSMGKHYFTMWQTLFEIDTKYVPIKPIGRGAYGVVCSSINRETNEKVAIKKIHNVFENRTDAMRTLRELKLLRHIRHENVIALKDVMMPTHKKSFKDVYLVYELMDTDLHQIIKSPQPLSNDHCKYFIYQLLCGLQHLHSANILHRDLKPGNLLVNANCDLKICDFGLARTSMGHDQFMTEYVVTRWYRAPELLLCCDNYGTSIDVWSVGCIFAEILGRQPIFPGTECLNQLNLIITILGSPKEADIEFIGNGKARNYIKSMPFSRGIRLSHLYPHAEPLALDLLQKMLVFDPTKRITVDEALQHPYMSGLYDPKFNAPAEVPLTLDIDDSLGEPKIREMMLNEMLYYHPEAVSAYS; encoded by the exons ATGGCTACGTTTGTGGAGCCACCGAACGGAATCAGATCAATGGGGAAGCATTATTTCACAATGTGGCAAACTCTGTTTGAAATTGATACTAAATATGTCCCAATCAAGCCGATTGGGCGAGGAGCTTATGGTGTGGTGTGTTCTTCGATTAACCGAGAGACCAACGAGAAAGTGGCGATCAAGAAGATTCACAATGTGTTTGAGAATCGCACGGATGCCATGAGAACACTGAGGGAGTTGAAACTTCTGAGGCATATAAGGCATGAGAATGTGATTGCTTTGAAGGATGTGATGATGCCAACTCATAAAAAAAGCTTTAAGGATGTTTATTTGGTTTATGAACTTATGGATACGGATCTTCATCAGATTATTAAGTCCCCTCAGCCACTTTCCAATGATCATTGCAAGTACTTTATCTATCAG TTGCTTTGCGGGTTGCAGCATCTTCATTCGGCAAACATACTTCACCGGGACTTGAAGCCCGGGAACCTCCTTGTCAATGCTAACTGCGATCTGAAGATATGTGATTTCGGGTTGGCACGAACTAGCATGGGCCATGACCAGTTCATGACTGAGTATGTTGTTACTCGTTGGTATCGCGCTCCAGAGCTTCTCCTCTGTTGTGACAACTATGGGACTTCCATTGATGTATGGTCTGTGGGATGCATCTTTGCTGAGATTCTCGGTCGGCAGCCTATCTTCCCGGGGACAGAGTGCCTCAACCAACTCAACTTAATCATCACCATTCTCGGTAGTCCGAAGGAAGCAGATATCGAGTTCATTGGCAATGGAAAGGCCAGAAATTATATCAAGTCAATGCCCTTCTCGAGAGGAATACGCCTTTCACATCTATATCCACACGCTGAACCTTTAGCTTTAGACTTGTTACAGAAGATGCTTGTGTTTGATCCAACTAAGAGAATTACCGTTGACGAAGCACTTCAACATCCATACATGTCGGGGCTATACGACCCGAAATTCAACGCTCCTGCTGAGGTTCCCCTGACTCTCGACATTGACGACTCACTTGGGGAGCCTAAGATCAGGGAAATGATGTTGAATGAGATGCTGTATTACCATCCTGAAGCTGTTTCAGCATATTCTTGA